In Erythrobacter sp. F6033, a single genomic region encodes these proteins:
- the pstC gene encoding phosphate ABC transporter permease subunit PstC, which translates to MSPITLILIAIGLGLAGWLAGRAKAWSFQKADPEVRPVARPTYHAWYVAIWIVVPVLAFVAIWSFLAPQLVMQSVLASPAAAGLPEFGFEREAWLGEARAVASGNASAVFNSGAESLIEPFREAMSRYSLIGVIVTIFIGFAGGAFAFLRIRPDFRARTRVERTIMAVLLLASLVAILTTFGIFASLVFETVRFFGMVSPIDFFTGTFWGPDPMNAGEPDAAKYGAIPLFWGTLFIGAIIAMIVAIPLGLMSAIYLTQYANPRLRAWVKPALEILAGVPTVVYGYFAALTVAPAIRDAAVALGISGASTESALAAGVVMGVMIIPFVSSMADDSIAAVPSAMRDGSYAMGATKSETIKRVLFPAALPGIVAGVMLAISRAIGETMIVVMAASTAANLSANPLDRMTTVTVQIVKLLTGEQSTDHPTYLSAFALGFTLFLVTLVLNIIALRVVKRFREAYD; encoded by the coding sequence ATGTCGCCGATTACGCTCATACTGATTGCCATCGGGCTGGGTCTTGCAGGGTGGCTTGCAGGGCGCGCGAAAGCATGGAGCTTTCAAAAGGCTGATCCGGAAGTCCGCCCAGTCGCGCGACCTACGTACCACGCATGGTATGTTGCGATCTGGATTGTTGTCCCTGTGCTCGCCTTTGTTGCGATCTGGTCATTCCTTGCACCGCAGCTGGTTATGCAGAGCGTGCTCGCCTCTCCAGCTGCTGCCGGATTGCCGGAATTTGGTTTTGAGCGCGAAGCGTGGCTCGGGGAAGCACGCGCCGTCGCGAGCGGAAATGCGAGCGCGGTATTCAACAGCGGTGCTGAGTCGCTTATTGAACCATTCCGCGAGGCAATGAGCCGTTACAGCCTGATCGGCGTGATAGTAACGATCTTCATCGGCTTCGCTGGCGGCGCCTTTGCGTTCCTGCGTATTCGCCCGGATTTCCGCGCACGGACACGTGTCGAAAGAACGATAATGGCCGTCCTGCTCCTTGCGTCACTCGTAGCGATCCTGACGACGTTCGGTATCTTTGCCAGCCTTGTTTTCGAAACGGTCCGTTTCTTTGGTATGGTATCGCCTATCGATTTCTTCACCGGCACGTTCTGGGGTCCCGACCCGATGAACGCCGGCGAGCCTGACGCCGCAAAGTATGGCGCTATCCCACTTTTCTGGGGCACGCTCTTTATTGGCGCAATTATCGCGATGATTGTCGCAATACCGCTGGGTTTGATGAGCGCAATCTACCTGACTCAATACGCCAACCCTCGGCTGCGCGCATGGGTCAAACCGGCACTCGAGATACTCGCTGGCGTACCAACGGTTGTTTATGGCTATTTCGCAGCCCTAACCGTGGCCCCAGCGATACGCGACGCGGCTGTGGCTCTCGGAATATCCGGGGCCTCTACCGAAAGCGCATTGGCCGCAGGTGTCGTTATGGGTGTGATGATCATCCCATTCGTTTCTTCCATGGCCGACGACTCGATTGCGGCCGTGCCCAGTGCGATGCGCGATGGCAGTTATGCGATGGGCGCGACCAAGTCTGAGACGATCAAGAGAGTGCTGTTCCCAGCAGCCCTTCCCGGCATCGTCGCAGGCGTTATGCTAGCGATCAGCCGTGCGATTGGCGAAACAATGATTGTTGTGATGGCAGCATCAACCGCTGCCAACCTAAGCGCCAACCCGCTCGACAGGATGACAACCGTAACAGTTCAGATCGTCAAACTGCTCACCGGCGAGCAAAGCACCGATCACCCTACATATCTTAGCGCCTTCGCACTCGGCTTTACTCTGTTCCTTGTGACGCTGGTTCTCAACATCATCGCTCTGCGCGTCGTGAAACGGTTCCGTGAAGCTTATGACTGA
- the pstA gene encoding phosphate ABC transporter permease PstA has translation MTDTVISPGAVEELGPTRTPEFEKRLAKRYRKERNFKRMGQGAIAFSVAVLVFLLGNMFINGIGGFQRAELAVPIDFAESGISGDEASLSSPNALQALEMQGIGDIVDFYAERELGAEGAEQISREAWRDVALALTEDPSLIRQSKTFYLPASSDLASGLAGEGSPEMQTLAKELSDAGKLAENWDAGFLARSDATSPQSAGIWGALKGSILTMIVTFVLAFPIGVLAALYLEEYAPKNRWTDLIEVSINNLAAVPSIIFGLLGLAVFLWLFPNLRSAPLIGGMTLALMTMPVIVISGRNAIKAVPPSIRDGALAVGASPVQVVFHHVLPLAMPGMLTGTIIGMARALGETAPLLLIGMRAFVATPPDGFTSPSTVLPMQIFLWSDEIDRGFVERTSAAIIVLLLFLLLMNGVAIYLRNKFEKSW, from the coding sequence ATGACTGATACAGTAATCTCTCCCGGCGCAGTCGAAGAGCTTGGCCCCACACGGACGCCTGAGTTCGAAAAGCGCCTCGCTAAGCGGTACCGTAAGGAACGCAATTTCAAGCGTATGGGTCAAGGCGCAATTGCGTTTTCGGTAGCCGTGTTGGTATTCCTCCTTGGCAACATGTTCATCAACGGCATAGGCGGCTTTCAACGCGCCGAACTTGCGGTGCCAATCGATTTTGCCGAAAGCGGCATTTCTGGCGATGAGGCTTCGCTCTCTTCCCCGAATGCGCTCCAAGCCCTGGAGATGCAGGGTATCGGGGACATCGTTGATTTCTATGCCGAACGCGAACTTGGCGCAGAAGGCGCGGAGCAGATAAGCCGTGAGGCATGGCGTGATGTAGCTTTGGCCCTCACAGAAGACCCATCGCTGATCCGCCAATCAAAGACTTTCTACCTCCCGGCGTCGTCCGACCTTGCGTCAGGACTGGCGGGAGAAGGTTCACCCGAAATGCAAACGCTTGCCAAAGAGCTGTCGGATGCAGGCAAGCTGGCTGAAAACTGGGATGCCGGTTTCCTAGCACGTTCGGATGCGACGAGCCCTCAATCAGCGGGCATTTGGGGCGCGCTGAAAGGCTCGATCCTGACGATGATCGTGACTTTCGTGCTAGCCTTCCCGATTGGCGTCCTGGCTGCGCTCTACCTTGAAGAATACGCACCAAAGAATCGTTGGACCGACTTGATCGAGGTTTCGATCAACAACCTCGCTGCGGTCCCTTCAATCATCTTTGGCCTGCTCGGCCTGGCGGTATTTCTGTGGCTGTTCCCGAACTTGCGCTCTGCCCCACTGATCGGCGGTATGACGCTGGCTTTGATGACAATGCCCGTGATCGTGATTTCAGGGCGTAACGCTATCAAAGCTGTTCCCCCATCGATCCGCGATGGCGCACTGGCCGTCGGCGCGTCACCGGTGCAGGTCGTATTCCATCACGTCCTGCCGCTGGCGATGCCGGGAATGCTAACCGGCACCATCATCGGCATGGCCCGCGCGCTTGGTGAAACCGCACCGCTCCTGTTGATCGGGATGCGGGCCTTTGTCGCAACACCGCCTGATGGCTTTACCTCGCCATCTACGGTATTGCCGATGCAAATCTTTCTATGGTCCGATGAAATTGACCGAGGGTTCGTAGAACGTACGAGCGCCGCAATCATCGTTCTGTTGCTATTCCTCCTACTGATGAATGGCGTCGCAATTTATCTCCGCAACAAGTTCGAGAAGAGCTGGTGA
- the pstB gene encoding phosphate ABC transporter ATP-binding protein PstB — MRARDVSVYYGDKKAIDEVSIDISPDYVTAFIGPSGCGKSTFLRCFNRMNDTIPIAKVDGLIELEGEDIHSNAMDVVQLRARVGMVFQKPNPFPKSIYDNIAYGPKIHGLAEKKPDLDAVVEKSLTRAGLWDEVKDRLEDSGTALSGGQQQRLCIARAIAVDPEVILMDEPASALDPIATAKIEELIDELSGRYAIVIVTHSMQQAARVSQRTAFFHLGKMVEYGRTSDIFTNPIEQRTQDYITGRYG; from the coding sequence ATGAGGGCTCGCGATGTGTCAGTCTATTATGGCGACAAGAAAGCCATCGACGAGGTGTCGATCGATATCTCGCCTGACTATGTGACGGCTTTCATCGGACCATCCGGCTGCGGGAAGTCGACTTTCTTGCGCTGTTTCAACCGCATGAACGATACGATCCCGATCGCTAAGGTTGACGGTTTGATCGAGCTTGAGGGCGAAGACATCCATTCCAACGCCATGGACGTTGTCCAATTGCGCGCACGTGTTGGTATGGTTTTCCAGAAACCGAACCCGTTTCCAAAGTCGATTTACGACAACATTGCTTACGGCCCCAAAATTCACGGCCTTGCCGAGAAGAAGCCAGACCTTGACGCGGTCGTCGAAAAGTCGCTGACGCGCGCTGGGCTATGGGATGAGGTTAAGGACCGTCTCGAAGATTCCGGTACGGCGCTTTCCGGTGGTCAGCAGCAACGTCTTTGCATCGCACGCGCGATTGCCGTTGATCCCGAGGTTATCCTGATGGACGAGCCCGCTTCAGCGCTTGATCCCATAGCCACTGCGAAAATCGAAGAATTGATCGATGAGCTTTCGGGCCGCTATGCCATCGTCATTGTGACCCACTCGATGCAACAGGCAGCGCGTGTTTCGCAGCGCACGGCATTCTTCCACCTCGGCAAGATGGTGGAGTATGGCCGAACATCGGACATTTTTACAAATCCCATTGAGCAACGCACTCAGGACTACATCACAGGAAGATATGGCTGA
- the phoU gene encoding phosphate signaling complex protein PhoU has product MTEHTVKAFDEDITRLRGLIAEMGGLAEVAIQEALDAMVRGDEKLGERVVARDKKIDALESEVDKLAVRIIALRAPMADDLREVIAALKIAGVVERIGDYSKNIAKRVKMIEGRDRFEPLTLLAAMGDLAGEMVHDVLTAYAARDAELAREVIATDDKVDAFYNSIFRNLVSHMVENPATISSAAQLLFVARNLERIGDHATNVAEMVHYAATGSYPPEEDGS; this is encoded by the coding sequence ATGACTGAGCATACCGTCAAAGCTTTCGATGAGGACATCACCCGGCTCCGTGGTCTTATTGCGGAGATGGGTGGTCTCGCCGAAGTAGCAATTCAAGAAGCACTCGACGCGATGGTTCGCGGAGACGAAAAATTGGGTGAGCGCGTGGTCGCTCGTGACAAGAAGATCGATGCCCTCGAATCCGAAGTCGACAAGCTTGCCGTCCGCATTATCGCTCTGCGTGCTCCGATGGCGGACGATTTGCGCGAAGTCATCGCCGCCCTGAAAATTGCCGGCGTTGTTGAACGGATTGGCGACTATTCGAAGAATATCGCCAAACGGGTCAAGATGATCGAAGGCCGTGACCGGTTTGAACCGCTTACTCTGCTGGCCGCTATGGGTGATCTAGCAGGCGAGATGGTCCACGATGTACTAACCGCCTACGCCGCACGCGATGCCGAACTTGCGCGTGAAGTGATCGCGACCGACGACAAGGTCGATGCATTCTACAATAGCATTTTCCGCAACCTAGTAAGCCATATGGTTGAAAACCCAGCGACCATTTCCAGCGCGGCACAACTCCTATTCGTTGCGCGCAATCTGGAACGGATTGGCGATCACGCAACAAATGTAGCGGAAATGGTTCATTATGCTGCAACAGGTTCCTACCCGCCCGAAGAAGACGGCAGCTGA
- the phoB gene encoding phosphate regulon transcriptional regulator PhoB, whose product MSAAKLLLVEDDPALSELLEYRFQNEGYDVRCTGDGDEALVLASEDVPDLIILDWMIEGTSGIEVCRRLRRDKETAHVPIIMLTAREAEDDRVRGLETGADDYLTKPFSPRELLARVAAVMRRIRPALAGETIEVGDIKLDPVAHKVQRRGQSLQLGPTEYRLLKFFMESPGRVFSRGQLLDGVWGTGSDIELRTVDVHIRRLRKAIEVDGVKDPIRTVRSAGYALETS is encoded by the coding sequence ATGTCCGCAGCCAAATTGCTACTTGTCGAAGACGATCCAGCTCTCTCTGAACTTTTGGAGTATCGCTTTCAGAACGAAGGCTACGACGTCCGCTGTACCGGCGATGGCGATGAAGCTTTGGTCTTGGCGAGCGAGGACGTACCTGATCTTATCATTCTTGATTGGATGATCGAAGGCACCAGCGGCATCGAAGTTTGCCGCCGATTGCGTCGTGATAAAGAAACAGCGCATGTCCCGATCATCATGCTGACTGCGCGCGAAGCCGAAGATGACCGTGTTCGCGGCTTGGAAACGGGCGCAGATGATTATCTGACCAAACCTTTCAGTCCACGCGAGCTATTGGCCCGTGTTGCCGCCGTAATGCGGCGTATCCGCCCTGCCCTTGCTGGCGAAACTATTGAAGTGGGCGACATTAAACTAGATCCGGTTGCGCACAAGGTTCAGCGTCGCGGACAATCGCTCCAGCTTGGCCCGACGGAATATCGCTTGCTGAAGTTCTTCATGGAAAGCCCTGGGCGAGTTTTCAGCCGCGGGCAATTGCTAGATGGCGTTTGGGGCACCGGCTCCGACATCGAATTGCGCACCGTCGATGTTCATATCCGTCGCCTTCGCAAGGCGATCGAAGTCGATGGAGTGAAAGATCCTATCCGCACCGTTCGCTCGGCCGGATATGCTCTTGAGACCAGCTAA
- a CDS encoding extensin family protein gives MARKNPWKISRKIGRFKGDRRVIWLLVIFAAAIAGWGWLEGHPEHNPWAPLNLRDPIGMATAGKLAALKDDVEECRATLVRSEVAHNVLPGMERGACRLADRTQLASYPLSPNTPAVTCPVAAGLEVWRTKSVETAVREILGSELARVEHLGAFSCRRMYGSEDGPWSEHATANAIDIAAFVLADGRRISVLNDWDGDEDERQFLRAVRDGACDAFATVLSPDYNAAHADHFHFDQQSRWSGTCR, from the coding sequence ATGGCTCGCAAAAACCCTTGGAAAATCAGTCGCAAGATTGGCCGGTTTAAAGGCGATCGAAGAGTGATCTGGTTGCTAGTCATATTTGCAGCAGCGATTGCAGGCTGGGGCTGGCTTGAAGGGCATCCGGAACACAATCCGTGGGCGCCGCTTAATCTCCGCGACCCGATTGGGATGGCGACCGCAGGAAAGCTGGCGGCTCTGAAAGATGACGTCGAAGAGTGTCGGGCAACGCTGGTTCGCAGCGAAGTTGCTCACAACGTTTTGCCAGGAATGGAACGCGGCGCGTGCAGACTTGCAGATCGCACTCAACTGGCCAGCTATCCTTTATCGCCGAATACGCCTGCAGTGACCTGTCCGGTTGCCGCTGGTTTGGAGGTGTGGCGGACAAAAAGTGTTGAGACGGCAGTGCGTGAAATACTCGGGAGCGAGCTTGCACGCGTCGAGCATCTCGGCGCATTTTCTTGTCGGCGCATGTATGGCAGCGAAGATGGGCCTTGGAGCGAACACGCAACCGCCAACGCCATCGATATCGCAGCATTCGTTTTGGCAGACGGGCGTCGGATCAGTGTGCTGAACGATTGGGATGGGGATGAAGACGAGCGCCAATTTCTGCGCGCAGTCCGCGATGGAGCGTGCGATGCCTTCGCCACAGTGCTTTCACCGGACTATAACGCCGCACATGCCGATCATTTCCACTTTGACCAACAGAGCCGCTGGAGTGGCACCTGCCGCTAG
- a CDS encoding UdgX family uracil-DNA binding protein (This protein belongs to the uracil DNA glycosylase superfamily, members of which act in excision repair of DNA. However, it belongs more specifically to UdgX branch, whose founding member was found to bind uracil in DNA (where it does not belong), without cleaving it, appears to promote DNA repair by a pathway involving RecA, rather than base excision.) encodes MVAMQNVSLGVHHVVHMPQPDDFAFWREHARTLIQCDVPPDRVSWVEPGGTGDLFAHGGNAHGEKRLPVPDKDAPPVRVSKRFMRLAKNAILHSDTSRFAQLYLLLWKLQSNPRMMEDKADPDVRKVEEWDKSVRRDSHKMHAFVRFREVESDEGKHYVAWFEPDHHIVRANAGFFKRRFANMKWSILTPRGCIHWDGEVMRESGPAQRSDAPSDDPTEDLWKSYYASTFNPARLKVGAMMSEMPKKYWKNMPEAELIPDLIASAQAREAGMVSAGEREERLRPQNLAEVSDAISACRDCPIAECGPRAVMGEGAIGSPLMIIGEQPGDQEDLSGKPFVGPAGQLLDECLEAAKIDRSAAYVTNAVKHFKYVLRGKRRIHQSPTAKETDTCRWWLEAERAIVQPRIILALGASAARGLLGKTVSISQARGAPIPLEDGSELWVTAHPAYLLRLEGEARKEQGALFAHDLSAVRARMSALTMQSSYHSQIA; translated from the coding sequence ATGGTAGCGATGCAGAACGTTTCTTTGGGCGTGCACCATGTCGTGCACATGCCGCAGCCGGATGATTTCGCATTCTGGCGGGAGCATGCCCGTACGCTCATCCAATGCGATGTTCCGCCGGATCGTGTCAGCTGGGTGGAGCCGGGCGGGACAGGCGATCTCTTCGCGCATGGCGGGAATGCTCACGGAGAAAAGCGCTTGCCGGTGCCGGACAAAGACGCGCCGCCAGTGCGGGTGAGTAAACGCTTTATGCGGCTTGCAAAAAACGCAATCCTACACAGCGATACAAGCCGCTTCGCGCAGCTCTATCTGCTCTTATGGAAACTCCAATCAAACCCGCGAATGATGGAAGACAAAGCCGACCCCGATGTCCGCAAAGTCGAGGAATGGGACAAGTCCGTCCGCCGCGACAGCCACAAAATGCACGCCTTCGTCCGCTTCCGCGAAGTCGAGAGTGATGAGGGTAAGCACTACGTCGCTTGGTTTGAACCGGACCACCACATCGTGCGGGCCAATGCTGGATTCTTCAAACGCCGCTTCGCCAATATGAAATGGTCGATCCTGACTCCGCGCGGTTGCATCCACTGGGATGGCGAGGTCATGCGCGAAAGCGGTCCGGCGCAGCGCTCCGATGCACCGTCAGATGACCCGACTGAAGATTTGTGGAAGTCGTATTACGCATCCACCTTTAATCCCGCCCGTTTGAAAGTTGGCGCAATGATGTCGGAGATGCCGAAGAAGTACTGGAAGAACATGCCCGAGGCGGAACTGATTCCCGATCTCATCGCCAGCGCGCAAGCTCGCGAAGCTGGAATGGTGTCCGCAGGCGAGCGCGAAGAGCGCCTGCGCCCGCAAAATCTCGCAGAGGTCAGCGACGCAATCTCCGCCTGCCGTGACTGCCCGATTGCCGAGTGCGGCCCGCGGGCGGTGATGGGCGAAGGCGCGATTGGTTCGCCTTTGATGATCATTGGCGAGCAGCCAGGCGATCAAGAAGACTTGTCCGGTAAACCTTTCGTCGGACCGGCAGGACAATTGTTGGATGAATGTCTTGAAGCGGCAAAGATCGACAGAAGCGCCGCATATGTCACCAACGCAGTAAAGCACTTCAAATATGTTCTGCGCGGGAAGCGCCGCATCCACCAATCGCCCACAGCCAAAGAGACCGATACCTGCCGTTGGTGGCTGGAGGCAGAGCGCGCGATTGTGCAGCCTCGAATCATCCTCGCCCTAGGCGCGAGCGCTGCGCGCGGGTTGCTTGGCAAGACTGTCAGCATATCACAAGCGCGCGGTGCGCCGATCCCGCTGGAGGATGGCAGCGAGTTATGGGTCACCGCGCATCCTGCTTATCTGCTGCGTCTCGAAGGCGAAGCGCGCAAGGAGCAAGGCGCGTTGTTCGCCCACGATCTGTCGGCAGTCCGAGCGCGCATGTCGGCGCTGACAATGCAATCATCGTATCATTCCCAAATTGCCTGA
- a CDS encoding putative DNA modification/repair radical SAM protein: protein MSQQTLRQKLEILADAAKYDASCASSGTSKKNSLGGKGIGSTEGMGICHAYAPDGRCISLLKVLLTNHCIFDCHYCINRKSSNVRRARFTPQEVADLTINFYKRNYIEGLFLSSGIIKSSNHTMELLVEAARILREEYDFRGYIHLKTIPEADPGLIHQAGLYADRVSINVELPTTSGLSRLAPDKDAVQIEGALAKTKSRIIEAKDERKRFKHAPRFAPAGQSTQMIVGADDASDADIVGKASNLYGNFGLRRVYYSAFSPIPDASAVLPLKRPPLMREHRLYQSDWLMRFYGYAPGEVAQATDTHGNLPLDIDPKLAWALKFRGQFPVDVNRAAKEQLLRVPGLGTTAVGRILAARRHRTLRLDDVAKLTQSIAKVRPFLVALDWRPSTLTDRADLRALLAPKQEQLELF from the coding sequence ATGAGCCAACAAACGCTCCGACAGAAACTTGAGATCCTTGCCGATGCGGCGAAGTATGACGCCTCGTGCGCGTCGTCGGGCACGTCTAAGAAAAATTCGCTGGGCGGCAAGGGTATCGGCTCGACCGAGGGGATGGGCATTTGCCATGCCTATGCGCCCGATGGCCGCTGTATCTCTTTGTTAAAGGTGCTGCTGACCAATCACTGCATCTTCGATTGCCATTATTGTATCAATCGCAAGAGCAGCAATGTGCGCCGCGCGCGCTTCACGCCTCAAGAGGTCGCCGACCTCACGATCAACTTTTACAAGCGTAATTATATTGAGGGGCTGTTTCTGTCCTCGGGCATTATCAAAAGCTCCAATCACACGATGGAGCTGCTCGTCGAAGCGGCAAGAATACTGCGCGAAGAATATGATTTTCGCGGCTACATCCATCTTAAAACCATCCCGGAGGCGGACCCCGGCCTGATCCATCAGGCGGGCCTGTATGCGGACCGTGTTTCAATCAATGTTGAACTGCCCACCACCAGCGGCCTGTCGCGGCTCGCCCCGGATAAGGATGCCGTACAAATTGAAGGCGCGCTGGCGAAGACCAAGTCGCGCATTATCGAGGCAAAGGATGAGCGCAAACGGTTCAAACACGCGCCGCGCTTTGCGCCTGCGGGGCAATCGACGCAGATGATTGTGGGGGCGGACGATGCCTCAGACGCCGACATTGTGGGTAAGGCAAGCAATCTTTACGGCAATTTCGGCCTGCGCCGTGTCTATTACAGTGCGTTTTCGCCGATACCCGATGCGAGCGCGGTGCTGCCATTGAAGCGGCCTCCGTTGATGCGGGAACACAGGTTGTATCAGTCGGACTGGTTGATGCGGTTTTATGGCTATGCACCGGGAGAAGTAGCGCAGGCGACGGATACGCACGGTAATCTGCCGCTCGACATCGATCCCAAGCTGGCCTGGGCGCTGAAATTCCGTGGGCAATTTCCGGTCGATGTGAACCGCGCGGCGAAAGAGCAATTGCTGCGGGTGCCGGGGCTGGGGACGACGGCTGTGGGGCGGATATTGGCGGCGCGGCGGCATCGGACTTTGCGATTGGATGATGTAGCGAAGCTGACCCAGTCGATTGCCAAAGTGCGGCCGTTTCTGGTGGCGCTCGATTGGCGGCCCAGCACGCTTACGGACAGAGCCGATCTGCGCGCATTGCTGGCTCCAAAGCAGGAACAGCTGGAGCTGTTTTGA
- a CDS encoding phosphoribosyl-AMP cyclohydrolase, whose protein sequence is MKKFVYASVLGVSTLALAGCGADETATAENANPITAEEVEAAQIAWGEGIVAIGQTFTEEGDFSARAAEHIAKHYAYGDGATVLFKPTLAAEDQFREDDAQALSYFVGTEGTEDGGFAIAPYTAVRWENNGTVIDEDGDMAVAMGNYYFTGTDGNETKVEYSFAYEKDDAGDLKIVLHHSSLPFSAN, encoded by the coding sequence ATGAAAAAGTTCGTTTACGCATCTGTTCTTGGTGTCAGCACCCTCGCGCTTGCGGGCTGCGGCGCAGATGAAACTGCGACAGCGGAAAACGCTAACCCGATCACCGCTGAAGAAGTTGAAGCAGCTCAGATCGCATGGGGCGAAGGCATTGTAGCCATCGGCCAGACCTTCACCGAAGAAGGCGATTTTAGCGCGCGCGCTGCTGAGCACATCGCAAAGCATTATGCTTACGGCGACGGTGCAACCGTACTGTTCAAACCGACGCTGGCAGCTGAAGACCAGTTCCGCGAAGATGATGCGCAGGCGCTCAGCTACTTCGTAGGCACAGAGGGCACCGAAGATGGCGGCTTTGCCATCGCGCCATACACCGCTGTTCGTTGGGAAAATAACGGTACCGTTATCGATGAAGACGGCGACATGGCTGTTGCCATGGGCAATTACTACTTCACCGGCACCGACGGAAACGAGACCAAGGTCGAGTATTCGTTCGCCTATGAAAAAGACGATGCAGGCGATCTGAAGATCGTTCTTCACCACAGCTCGCTGCCATTTTCGGCGAACTGA
- a CDS encoding PilZ domain-containing protein yields the protein MNMHSISRAAERRSLSLMIKGRVKSRPVYCDLIDISEGGCKLRGSAGFASVGDRMTMKVGGVNAPLGRVAWVDGKFAGIAFEGEMHAAVIDHLIHQQDLKFADDTVEDRRRL from the coding sequence ATGAACATGCACAGCATCTCGCGCGCTGCAGAGCGCCGCTCGCTCAGCCTGATGATTAAGGGCCGTGTAAAGTCGCGTCCGGTCTATTGTGACCTGATCGATATTTCCGAGGGTGGCTGTAAGCTGAGAGGCTCTGCTGGCTTTGCCAGTGTGGGTGATCGCATGACTATGAAGGTTGGCGGTGTGAATGCACCTTTAGGCCGTGTCGCATGGGTAGACGGGAAATTTGCTGGCATCGCTTTCGAAGGCGAAATGCATGCCGCTGTGATCGACCATTTGATCCACCAGCAAGACCTGAAATTTGCAGACGATACGGTCGAAGACCGCCGCCGCCTCTGA